A single genomic interval of Bacillus sp. es.036 harbors:
- the cydD gene encoding thiol reductant ABC exporter subunit CydD, with product MKNELKAYGSDFKITHLLMILGALLIGASIIAQAFLTVEIVNNVFVDKTAFEENVPFLISLLLVLMLRPFLSYLMGRAGVKMAATVKQRIRKALLDKFSREALLTSHQGQSGQKVSVLLDAVDEIDAYYSKYIPQVFKTAVIPIFILVAVSTQHLETGLIMMVTAPFIPIFYIIIGIRTQKKSEEKLEQMTVFSGRFLDTIQGLTTLNLFRQSKKYRNIIKESSLNYRDATIEVLKVAFVSSLMLELISMLSIGIIALEIGLRLIVFNSMSFATAFFLLILAPEFYLSLKELGSAFHTGRGSMSAMKKVSEELGRESEEVTWGDRFIENRKTPPKIALKDVSYQYKDSGFSLSSLNITIEPYRQVAVIGRSGSGKSTFLHMIAGLLPPQQGEIAVDDHSMTSLNEGSWFSQVSYISQHPYIFTGTIADNIRIGSKNASQSEIEDAAVKAGISAFVATLEQGYETIIGESGRGLSGGEKQRLALARAFLKKPNVILFDEPTTGLDLYTEKVLQSAMNSLSQNATMITVAHRLHTIRKADHIIVLDQGKMMAEGTDKALYESSELYREMVNVQTEEVTL from the coding sequence GTGAAGAACGAGCTTAAAGCATATGGTTCAGATTTTAAAATTACGCACCTCTTGATGATTTTAGGCGCGCTTTTAATAGGTGCTTCAATTATTGCACAGGCCTTTCTTACAGTAGAAATTGTAAACAACGTTTTTGTTGATAAAACAGCCTTTGAAGAAAACGTGCCTTTTCTTATTAGTTTGTTACTTGTGTTGATGTTGCGACCATTCTTATCTTACTTAATGGGCAGAGCAGGAGTAAAGATGGCTGCTACAGTAAAACAAAGAATTCGTAAAGCGCTATTAGACAAATTTTCGCGGGAAGCGCTACTAACTTCTCATCAAGGGCAATCTGGTCAGAAGGTGAGCGTCTTGCTTGATGCAGTTGATGAGATCGATGCTTATTATAGTAAATACATTCCACAAGTGTTCAAAACAGCCGTGATCCCAATTTTTATTTTAGTTGCTGTTTCTACTCAGCATCTCGAAACAGGACTAATCATGATGGTAACAGCACCATTCATTCCAATATTTTATATAATTATTGGGATACGTACTCAGAAAAAATCTGAAGAGAAGCTTGAACAAATGACTGTTTTTTCTGGACGCTTTTTAGATACGATCCAAGGATTGACTACGTTAAATTTGTTTCGGCAGTCAAAAAAATACCGAAACATTATTAAAGAAAGTAGCTTAAACTACCGTGACGCTACAATTGAAGTATTAAAAGTTGCTTTCGTTTCCTCTTTAATGCTTGAGTTAATTTCTATGCTAAGCATCGGCATTATTGCGCTTGAAATCGGTCTTCGTCTCATTGTGTTTAACAGCATGTCTTTTGCAACGGCATTTTTTCTTCTTATCCTTGCTCCAGAATTCTACCTTTCATTAAAAGAACTAGGCAGTGCATTTCATACTGGGAGAGGGAGTATGAGCGCAATGAAAAAGGTAAGTGAAGAACTAGGTCGTGAGAGCGAGGAAGTGACATGGGGAGATCGGTTTATTGAAAATAGAAAAACTCCACCAAAGATTGCTTTAAAAGACGTTTCTTATCAGTATAAAGACAGTGGTTTCTCTTTATCATCTCTAAATATAACTATTGAACCTTATCGTCAGGTAGCGGTAATCGGGCGAAGCGGGTCTGGTAAGTCAACGTTTTTGCATATGATTGCCGGGTTGCTACCACCACAACAAGGTGAGATTGCGGTCGATGATCATTCCATGACAAGTTTAAATGAAGGTAGTTGGTTTTCACAGGTTAGCTATATCTCTCAGCATCCGTATATATTTACAGGGACGATAGCTGATAACATACGTATCGGATCAAAGAATGCTAGCCAATCTGAAATTGAAGATGCAGCGGTAAAAGCTGGTATATCAGCATTTGTTGCTACACTAGAACAAGGTTATGAAACGATCATTGGTGAATCGGGTCGCGGTTTATCTGGAGGAGAAAAACAGCGTCTGGCACTGGCACGTGCTTTTTTAAAGAAGCCAAATGTCATTTTGTTTGATGAGCCAACAACCGGACTTGATTTATATACAGAGAAAGTACTTCAATCAGCGATGAATTCATTATCTCAAAACGCTACAATGATTACAGTGGCGCATCGACTTCATACCATTCGAAAAGCCGACCATATCATTGTGCTCGATCAAGGAAAGATGATGGCTGAAGGCACTGACAAAGCACTTTATGAGTCAAGTGAATTATACCGGGAGATGGTAAATGTTCAAACAGAGGAGGTAACCTTATGA
- the cydC gene encoding thiol reductant ABC exporter subunit CydC gives MREIAFVWREMLTEKKDILLSILFGFIAGITAVALFAASGYLISKAALSLPVFALAILTAVVKFFGLARAVGRYFERIYSHRATFSILSNMRVSFYKKLEPVAASLTQKHRNGELLGRIVGDIDRLQHFYLRVLYPPIVFILIFLVTIWFTLFFSIKIAGLMLLGVFLTGIIIPGYFAWRIRKKDQAVRALRGEFAADSAEFFNGYRDLKIMRETAKRKEELEAKSSATLKAESKESKAEVFHQAVNSFISLFVTWCVIVVGAYLVTTGELDGVFLAMLVLISLTSFENAVPMAIVPAYLQDSIVASKRLSDVQAVTSNNIKQTVKLSEDKPFSLLAKNVTFSYPGEERKALKHVSVHIPVGGKTAIVGPSGSGKSTLLQLFLKFYESGGLEVNGDSTQTLSQEQIWSETNVVLQQNHFFSGSIRDNLKLAGETLTDEQLTNILAIVQLHHLSLDYEVHEKGANLSGGEQQRLAIARALLKGKRVWLLDEPTSSVDLLTERLILNHLFDRAKEDTLLLVSHRLNNLEKMDQIIVMDSGEIVESGTYKELMKSKGYFYQMREIEKSVLV, from the coding sequence ATGAGAGAAATAGCATTTGTTTGGCGTGAAATGCTGACCGAGAAAAAAGATATCCTTCTTTCCATCTTATTTGGCTTTATTGCTGGTATAACAGCTGTTGCTCTTTTTGCTGCAAGTGGCTACTTAATTTCTAAGGCAGCATTGTCGCTACCTGTTTTCGCATTAGCCATCTTAACAGCTGTCGTGAAATTTTTCGGACTTGCTCGTGCAGTAGGCCGTTACTTTGAAAGAATTTATTCTCACCGCGCCACATTTTCAATCTTAAGCAACATGCGCGTATCATTTTATAAAAAGCTTGAACCAGTTGCAGCGAGCTTAACTCAGAAACACCGAAATGGAGAATTGCTAGGGCGAATCGTAGGAGATATTGATCGGCTTCAGCATTTTTATTTGCGTGTCTTGTACCCACCGATCGTATTTATTCTTATTTTCCTTGTTACCATTTGGTTTACATTATTCTTTTCAATTAAAATTGCCGGTTTAATGCTGTTAGGTGTTTTTCTTACTGGGATAATAATTCCTGGTTACTTCGCGTGGCGTATTCGAAAAAAAGATCAGGCCGTTCGTGCACTGAGAGGAGAATTTGCAGCTGATTCGGCTGAGTTCTTCAATGGCTATCGTGATTTGAAAATCATGAGAGAAACCGCTAAGAGGAAAGAAGAGTTGGAAGCAAAATCAAGCGCTACTTTGAAGGCAGAAAGTAAAGAAAGTAAGGCGGAAGTTTTTCATCAGGCGGTTAACTCATTTATCTCTTTATTTGTCACATGGTGTGTCATAGTGGTGGGGGCCTATCTTGTGACAACTGGAGAATTGGATGGAGTATTTCTCGCCATGCTTGTCCTTATCTCCTTAACGTCGTTTGAGAATGCGGTGCCGATGGCGATCGTGCCAGCTTATTTACAAGATAGCATCGTAGCATCCAAAAGACTTTCAGATGTACAAGCTGTCACTTCGAATAACATAAAGCAAACAGTAAAGCTTTCAGAAGATAAACCATTTTCGCTATTAGCGAAAAATGTAACTTTCTCATATCCAGGTGAAGAAAGAAAAGCACTGAAACATGTATCCGTTCATATCCCAGTAGGGGGGAAAACGGCGATCGTTGGGCCTAGTGGTTCTGGTAAGTCAACGCTTTTACAACTTTTCCTTAAGTTCTATGAGAGCGGGGGACTAGAAGTGAATGGTGATTCGACTCAAACGCTATCACAGGAGCAAATTTGGTCAGAAACAAATGTTGTCCTTCAACAAAACCATTTTTTCTCAGGCTCTATTCGTGACAACTTGAAACTCGCCGGAGAGACGTTAACCGACGAACAGTTAACGAATATCCTTGCTATTGTTCAACTCCATCATCTTTCTCTTGATTACGAAGTTCATGAAAAGGGTGCCAACCTATCCGGTGGGGAACAGCAGCGTCTTGCCATTGCAAGAGCTCTGTTAAAAGGAAAGCGTGTCTGGTTATTAGACGAGCCAACTTCCTCGGTAGATCTTTTGACAGAAAGATTAATCCTTAACCATTTATTTGATCGAGCCAAAGAAGATACGCTTCTTTTGGTCAGTCATCGACTGAACAATCTTGAAAAGATGGATCAAATTATCGTGATGGATTCAGGTGAAATTGTTGAAAGTGGTACGTACAAAGAATTGATGAAGAGTAAGGGATATTTTTATCAAATGAGAGAAATCGAGAAAAGCGTTCTTGTGTAG
- a CDS encoding VOC family protein, producing MLNNVCVITIKVSNMKESLAFYTGVLDFKISKEYGPNIVSLQHESIPIVLEEESQETVKNSVLIAIQSDNIHQDFQWFKDKEVSILSEEPEPCPPGLFFVIEDPSGNQIEILQFMN from the coding sequence TTGTTAAATAACGTGTGTGTCATAACAATCAAAGTGTCGAATATGAAAGAATCTTTAGCGTTTTACACTGGAGTACTAGATTTTAAAATTTCAAAAGAGTACGGACCGAACATTGTGAGTCTTCAACATGAGTCGATTCCGATCGTTCTCGAAGAAGAGTCTCAAGAAACTGTAAAAAACAGCGTTCTGATAGCGATTCAATCAGATAATATCCATCAAGATTTTCAGTGGTTTAAAGATAAAGAAGTATCGATTTTATCGGAAGAGCCAGAACCTTGTCCACCGGGTTTGTTTTTTGTGATAGAAGATCCGTCGGGGAATCAGATCGAAATACTTCAATTTATGAATTGA
- a CDS encoding ABC transporter permease subunit gives MRKDSLLRNGPFVFGVVFLLLLSLSSYFYSFYSLEVHPDKMLYDKNGNVMALAPFAPSLNFPLGSDLDGNSFVFKLIEGAKYTIGLSLIVAFFRVVFSCMFGYLLYRMPFSLRNLFGGLSNVFHYAPVTIFTYILIAPVILTFSWSYDVSTKIIFPMLILIGISIPVLALYVQNELDSISTNEFIDSAKVLGGSRFHLLRKHLAPFMYPKLLLLFVQQVGQVLIIFAHLGLLNVFIGGTDVRVMDVDFKTGETTTESFSMTNEWAGLIAQNFQYAQSFPWMVLAPVSAFALSILAINSIVYGLTNRKTVKKGVGKKSLPEKTAILKQTHFELNGAGHSSKQG, from the coding sequence ATGAGAAAAGATTCACTTTTACGAAATGGCCCTTTTGTCTTCGGTGTTGTTTTTTTATTACTCCTATCACTAAGTAGTTACTTTTACAGTTTTTACAGTTTAGAAGTTCATCCTGATAAAATGCTTTATGATAAAAATGGAAATGTTATGGCATTAGCACCATTTGCTCCTTCGCTCAACTTTCCACTTGGAAGTGATCTTGACGGCAATTCGTTTGTATTTAAACTAATAGAAGGTGCTAAATATACGATTGGGTTATCCCTTATCGTTGCCTTTTTTAGAGTCGTCTTTTCATGTATGTTTGGCTATTTGCTTTATCGTATGCCTTTTTCATTAAGAAATTTATTTGGTGGCCTTTCGAACGTGTTTCATTATGCCCCTGTTACGATTTTTACTTATATCCTTATCGCACCTGTCATATTAACGTTTAGTTGGAGCTATGATGTTTCTACGAAAATCATTTTTCCAATGTTGATATTGATTGGTATTAGCATTCCTGTTTTAGCTCTTTATGTACAAAATGAATTGGATTCCATATCTACAAACGAGTTTATAGATAGTGCAAAAGTATTGGGAGGAAGTAGGTTTCATCTTTTAAGAAAACATCTAGCCCCTTTTATGTATCCGAAGTTATTGCTTCTATTTGTGCAGCAGGTAGGTCAAGTACTCATTATATTTGCCCATCTAGGACTATTAAATGTTTTTATCGGAGGCACGGATGTAAGGGTGATGGATGTTGATTTTAAAACAGGCGAGACGACAACGGAATCCTTTTCGATGACGAATGAGTGGGCCGGTTTGATCGCTCAAAACTTCCAGTATGCCCAGTCGTTTCCTTGGATGGTTCTAGCACCAGTATCTGCTTTTGCACTATCCATTCTCGCAATTAATAGTATTGTTTACGGATTAACGAATCGCAAAACAGTTAAGAAAGGTGTTGGCAAAAAGAGTCTACCTGAGAAAACGGCCATTCTTAAACAAACTCACTTTGAATTAAATGGAGCAGGCCATTCATCAAAACAAGGTTAA
- a CDS encoding DNA topoisomerase III has translation MLRLAVCIIAEKPDQGTRLAAPYPTEKKQGYLYIKPNPDFPDGAYMTWAVGHLCELVSPETYESSWKKWSLQTLPMIPNQFQYQVTKGKWKQFNVIKELVNKKDVGSIIHAGDAGREGELIVRTILNQARCKKPMKRLWISSLTERAVREGFQSLLEEEETRNLYYEAYARSCADWVVGINASRVYTLLFKQKGVQDVFSAGRVQTPTLALVVQREKEIADFKSEPFWEVKGTFDYNGKIVVGKWIKDDQTRLQSPEMAQAVAQFCNQKDCIASEVKKERKQYKPPFLYQLSSLQSTANKRYKFSPKKTLDIAQKLYTKGNISYPRSDSSFVTKDEAAEFPSILSKLQKQSAYQDYFPLKRESILTDKRFVNASKVSDHYAIIPTEQVPNLDKLSGDEAKIYDLIARSLLAAHEEASIVDYTTLFTLVDQRALFQSKGQVRVQEGWQRIIPSTQKDEELPAIEQNEQGKVLSAEVTEGKTQPPKRFTEGQLITMMKTAGKHLDDESLEKILKDTEGLGTEATRAGIITMLKDRKYIEVVKNQVFATDKGVLLIDSIGDAVLSSPEMTAKWEQRLKQIGSGEASPQTFMESVKKLAAKLTSDAIESSASWDLKDIKIEAQPSKKSIGKKIGICPLCGSDVLDKGKLFGCSSYSKTNCAFTISKRILGKPISQTNAKKILTDGKSNVIKGLKSKKGTFDAALVWSAEEKKLTFEFEKK, from the coding sequence ATGTTACGATTGGCCGTTTGTATTATCGCCGAAAAGCCAGACCAGGGAACGCGCCTTGCAGCGCCTTACCCAACTGAAAAAAAACAAGGATATTTGTACATAAAACCAAACCCGGACTTTCCTGACGGAGCTTATATGACATGGGCGGTGGGACACTTATGTGAACTTGTTTCGCCTGAAACCTATGAATCTTCATGGAAGAAGTGGTCTCTTCAAACACTTCCTATGATTCCAAACCAATTTCAATATCAGGTAACGAAAGGAAAATGGAAGCAGTTTAACGTGATTAAAGAACTAGTCAATAAAAAAGATGTTGGCTCAATTATCCATGCTGGAGATGCTGGAAGAGAAGGTGAGCTGATCGTTCGAACGATTTTGAATCAGGCTCGTTGTAAAAAGCCGATGAAGCGGCTTTGGATTTCTTCCTTAACTGAGCGTGCTGTAAGGGAAGGATTTCAATCTCTGTTAGAAGAAGAAGAGACTCGTAATCTTTACTATGAGGCTTATGCTAGATCATGTGCAGATTGGGTGGTTGGCATTAATGCTTCGCGTGTTTACACGCTTCTTTTTAAACAGAAGGGTGTTCAGGATGTGTTTTCTGCAGGGAGAGTTCAAACGCCTACACTTGCGTTAGTTGTGCAAAGAGAGAAAGAAATCGCGGACTTTAAATCAGAGCCATTCTGGGAAGTTAAGGGCACGTTTGACTATAACGGAAAAATCGTTGTAGGTAAGTGGATTAAAGACGATCAAACGAGGTTGCAATCTCCCGAAATGGCGCAGGCAGTCGCTCAATTTTGTAACCAAAAAGACTGCATTGCAAGTGAAGTAAAGAAAGAAAGAAAGCAATACAAGCCTCCTTTTTTGTATCAGCTTTCTTCTCTTCAATCGACTGCGAATAAACGATACAAATTTTCGCCGAAAAAAACGTTGGACATTGCGCAAAAGCTTTATACGAAAGGGAATATTTCTTATCCACGAAGTGATTCTAGCTTTGTTACGAAGGATGAAGCGGCTGAATTTCCATCCATTTTATCAAAGCTACAAAAACAAAGTGCTTATCAAGATTATTTTCCATTAAAACGGGAGTCGATCTTAACTGACAAGAGGTTTGTCAATGCGTCAAAAGTAAGTGACCACTATGCGATCATCCCAACAGAACAGGTCCCAAACCTTGATAAACTGTCAGGTGATGAGGCAAAGATTTATGATTTAATTGCAAGAAGTTTACTTGCGGCGCACGAAGAGGCCTCAATCGTTGATTATACGACTTTATTCACGCTTGTCGATCAGCGAGCTTTGTTCCAATCAAAAGGGCAGGTTCGCGTGCAAGAAGGTTGGCAGCGAATCATACCATCGACTCAAAAAGATGAGGAACTACCTGCTATTGAGCAGAACGAGCAAGGTAAGGTGCTTTCAGCAGAAGTAACAGAGGGTAAAACCCAGCCGCCAAAACGATTTACTGAAGGTCAGCTGATTACAATGATGAAAACGGCTGGAAAGCATCTTGACGATGAGTCATTAGAGAAAATCCTTAAAGATACAGAAGGACTAGGAACAGAAGCAACGAGGGCGGGCATTATTACGATGCTGAAAGATCGGAAATACATTGAAGTTGTTAAGAACCAAGTATTCGCAACAGATAAGGGAGTTCTTTTAATTGACTCCATTGGGGACGCTGTTCTTTCAAGTCCAGAAATGACGGCGAAGTGGGAGCAGCGGCTCAAACAAATTGGTAGCGGTGAAGCGTCACCCCAAACCTTTATGGAGTCTGTTAAGAAGCTTGCAGCGAAACTAACATCAGATGCGATTGAATCTTCAGCTTCCTGGGATTTAAAGGATATAAAAATAGAAGCCCAACCTTCAAAAAAATCAATAGGGAAAAAGATCGGTATATGCCCGCTCTGTGGTTCTGATGTACTTGATAAGGGGAAGTTGTTTGGATGTAGTAGCTATTCTAAAACAAACTGTGCATTTACAATTTCTAAACGTATTCTGGGGAAACCTATTTCACAAACCAATGCAAAGAAAATTCTAACAGACGGAAAATCAAATGTAATTAAAGGATTAAAAAGTAAAAAAGGCACATTCGATGCAGCGCTCGTTTGGAGTGCTGAAGAAAAGAAACTAACATTTGAATTTGAAAAGAAGTAA
- the argC gene encoding N-acetyl-gamma-glutamyl-phosphate reductase, producing the protein MKASIVGASGYSGLELIRLLLSHPEVEINTIVSPSNAGTNVHDVFPHLTNIQVSQFEALDVEELACESDVIFFATPAGVSGQSVPLLLNKGVPIIDLSGDFRLKNGDLYEKWYNHSSPPDGALTEAVYGLSEYYSEDIKSANLIANPGCYPTATLLGLLPIIQKGWADPSSLIIDGKSGLSGAGRKTSLTAHYSEVNENVSAYKLGKHQHIPEIEQVISNQIGENVNVSFSTHLVPLTRGMMCSMYVNLSHDRSEAEVIDLYQSIYEDHPFIRVMPEGKWPSTKGVSGSNYCDIGLSVDPRTNRLTIISVIDNLMKGAAGQAVQNMNLRFGYPETAGLSLSPVFP; encoded by the coding sequence GTGAAAGCAAGTATTGTCGGTGCTAGCGGATATAGCGGCCTTGAATTAATTCGCTTATTGCTTAGTCACCCTGAAGTAGAAATTAATACAATTGTATCTCCATCTAATGCTGGAACGAATGTACATGATGTTTTCCCACATCTCACGAATATCCAAGTAAGTCAGTTCGAAGCGCTTGATGTAGAGGAGCTTGCTTGCGAATCAGATGTGATCTTCTTTGCAACACCAGCTGGCGTGAGCGGCCAATCTGTTCCTTTACTGCTAAATAAGGGTGTTCCAATCATCGATTTATCCGGAGACTTCCGATTAAAGAATGGGGATTTATACGAAAAATGGTATAACCATTCCTCTCCGCCAGATGGAGCTTTAACAGAAGCGGTATATGGATTATCGGAATACTATTCAGAGGACATTAAATCCGCAAACTTAATTGCCAATCCGGGATGTTATCCGACGGCAACGCTACTTGGACTTCTTCCGATCATTCAAAAAGGATGGGCTGATCCATCGTCTTTAATCATCGATGGAAAGTCGGGACTTTCAGGAGCAGGACGTAAAACGAGTCTTACAGCCCATTATTCTGAAGTTAATGAGAATGTATCAGCATATAAGTTAGGCAAACATCAGCATATCCCTGAAATCGAACAAGTGATTTCGAATCAAATCGGTGAAAATGTCAATGTATCGTTCTCTACCCACCTCGTCCCGCTTACAAGAGGGATGATGTGTAGTATGTATGTAAATCTATCTCATGATCGATCTGAAGCAGAAGTGATTGATCTTTACCAATCAATCTATGAGGATCATCCTTTTATCCGCGTGATGCCTGAAGGTAAATGGCCCTCAACAAAAGGTGTTTCCGGTTCTAACTACTGTGATATTGGTCTTTCTGTTGATCCGAGAACAAATCGCTTAACGATCATCTCGGTGATTGACAATTTGATGAAGGGTGCCGCTGGTCAAGCTGTACAAAATATGAATCTACGATTTGGTTATCCTGAGACAGCAGGTCTTAGTTTATCTCCAGTATTTCCATAA
- the argJ gene encoding bifunctional glutamate N-acetyltransferase/amino-acid acetyltransferase ArgJ: protein MATSTVNEELFSIVNDGTVTSPKGYEAGGFHAGLKRKRKDLGWIKSVVPANAAGVFTLNTFQAPPLKVTKESLKGGKLQGLIVNSGNANAFTGEKGLEDAYEMRKQFASVMGLTEMQTAVTSTGVIGEYLPMKAIIQGIHQIPQYARKTSGSDFAEAIVTTDTMTKEVAVTCKIDGREITIGGAAKGSGMIKPNMATMLAFVTTDAKVENDALQSALSSVTDTTYNMITVDGETSTNDMVLLLANGQAENEALSESHPEWQTFLSSLEYVCQQLAKLIAKDGEGATKLVEVHVKGAQSEDGAKAIAKSVVGSSLVKTAIYGTDANWGRIVCAIGYSGESVQEDSLSISLGPIKVVDYGITTEFSEEEAKTYLENENIHIYIDLHNGNEEATAWGCDLSYDYVRINASYRT, encoded by the coding sequence TTGGCAACATCGACTGTAAATGAGGAACTTTTTTCAATCGTAAACGATGGCACAGTTACTTCTCCTAAAGGTTATGAAGCTGGTGGGTTTCATGCAGGTTTAAAACGAAAGCGTAAGGATCTTGGCTGGATAAAGTCCGTTGTCCCAGCCAATGCTGCAGGGGTGTTTACATTGAATACTTTTCAGGCACCGCCATTAAAGGTGACAAAAGAAAGTTTAAAAGGTGGAAAGCTTCAAGGTCTTATTGTGAATTCAGGGAACGCAAATGCTTTTACAGGTGAAAAAGGGCTTGAAGATGCCTATGAAATGCGTAAACAGTTTGCATCTGTCATGGGATTGACTGAAATGCAAACAGCAGTGACTTCAACTGGAGTGATTGGAGAGTATTTGCCGATGAAGGCCATCATTCAGGGGATTCATCAGATCCCACAATATGCGCGAAAAACAAGCGGATCTGATTTTGCTGAAGCGATCGTCACGACGGATACGATGACAAAGGAAGTGGCAGTAACATGTAAGATTGATGGTAGGGAGATAACGATTGGAGGCGCTGCAAAAGGCTCCGGTATGATTAAGCCGAATATGGCTACGATGCTAGCATTTGTAACAACTGATGCCAAAGTAGAGAATGACGCTCTTCAGTCAGCGTTAAGCTCTGTGACTGACACGACCTACAACATGATAACTGTCGACGGTGAAACGAGTACAAACGATATGGTTCTCCTTCTCGCAAACGGGCAAGCTGAAAATGAAGCGTTATCTGAAAGCCATCCTGAGTGGCAAACGTTCTTAAGCTCGCTTGAGTATGTGTGTCAGCAGTTAGCTAAATTAATCGCAAAAGATGGCGAAGGGGCTACTAAACTCGTAGAAGTTCACGTAAAGGGAGCTCAATCAGAAGACGGCGCAAAAGCAATCGCAAAATCTGTCGTTGGGTCTAGTTTAGTGAAAACAGCCATTTATGGAACCGATGCAAACTGGGGACGCATTGTTTGTGCGATTGGGTACAGTGGTGAATCTGTTCAAGAAGATTCTCTTTCCATCTCACTGGGTCCCATTAAAGTAGTGGATTATGGGATCACCACCGAATTTAGTGAGGAAGAGGCAAAAACCTATTTAGAAAACGAGAACATTCATATCTATATTGATTTGCATAACGGAAACGAAGAAGCAACAGCATGGGGGTGTGACCTTTCTTATGACTATGTCAGAATCAATGCTTCCTACAGAACATAA